In the genome of Paenibacillus sp. GP183, the window TAATTCCTGAAAGGTCTCACCCTGAATGCGGTCAAAATCAAAGCGTTCAGAACGATGCTTGGGCGTAATTCCATCAATTTGATAAATTTGCAGCAATTTTAATCGTCTCATGCTCCATATCTCCCTGAATCAGGTTAACTCTGTCGCTTACATCATTATCGCCTTTTTCCTGAAATTTTCCAATAGCTCTGTACAACTTGTTGTACTGCTTTATAATAATGGAGAGAAATTCAATGGAAATCTAGGAGGAATCACCCATGCCTGTTAAAAGAATTGAACACGTCGGCGTTATGGTCGCCAATCTTGAGGCTTCCATCCGGTTTTATGAAGAAGTCATTGGTTTAAAGCTGAAAGGGACTTTGCTGCATACGAATGAAGTGATCCGTTTGGCATTTCTAGGATTGGATGTTGAAGGCGAAACCGAGGTTGAATTGATTGAGGGTTACCAAGAAGGGCTGCCGCAGGAAGGGAAGGTTCATCATCTTGCTTTTGCCGTGGATGACATTGAAGCGGAATTTTCCAGAATTCAAGCTCTGGAGCTCAGCGGAATTGATCAGAACATTACAACATTGCCGAATGGAGCCCGATATTTCTTTTTTAATGGACTGGATATGGAACTCATTGAGTTTTTCCAATCGACGCGCAATTAAGCCGGAACTTGTATTTGTTCTTCATACATGGTAAAGTAAGTTTCGTTGCTCATGACGGAAATCGACTTGAGCCATGAGTCAGCTTACTGACGCGGGGTGGAGCAGCCCGGTAGCTCGTCGGGCTCATAACCCGAAGGCCGCAGGTTCAAATCCTGCCCCCGCAACCAATTTTACCAGTGTGGAGCCGTGGTGTAGAGGCCTAACATGCCTGCCTGTCACGCAGGAGACCGCGGGTTCGAATCCCGTCGGCTCCGCCATTATTTTGCATCATGAGGCATTAGCTCAGCCGGTAGAGCACCTGACTTTTAATCAGGGTGTCGTAGGTTCGAATCCTACATGCCTCACCATTTGTTTATTTAATCCATGCGCGTATGGCGGAATTGGCAGACGCACCAGACTTAGGATCTGGCGGGCAACCGTGGGGGTTCAAGTCCCTCTACGCGCATCGTTTGCGGAAGTGGCTCAGTGGTAGAGCATCGCCTTGCCAAGGCGAGGGTCGCGGGTTCGAACCCCGTCTTCCGCTTTTGTGCGCCCTTAGCTCAGCTGGATAGAGCGTTTGACTACGAATCAAAAGGCCGGGAGTTCGAATCTCTCAGGGCGCGCCACATCAATCATAGATGTTTAAAATATATAAAAATCAATTGAACAGGCAAAAGACGAAGGAAAACAAGGGTTTATCGCCCTCACTCTTTCGCCTTTTTTTTCGTTATATCGCATGTTCTCTTCATTTGTAATTTATTTACACCGTAAAAGGGGTTGATCAATCAAACCAAACTATGGTAATCTAGCACAGAGAAAAAATTGCCGAATCCACAAGCAGCAAAGGCTTGGGTACGGGGGATGCTTTATTGGGGTGAATGATCGTAATCCGCTAAGGAGAAGCGAACTAGGGAAATCCTCTTCCCGAACCCGTCAACTAACCTCGGAGGCTCATAGGAGGCAGGTTATTGAAGTCATTTGCTAAACGCATTGTTTTGTCATGCGCATTAGTTTGTGGAAGCTTAGCGGTAGCTGCAGCAGCTCCGACATATGCATCGGCTGCAAGCATCGTGAAAGTACAAATTAATGATGAACTGGTTCAGTTTCCCGACGCACAGCCATTTATCGACAGCAGCAGCAATCTCCAGGTTCCACTTCGTTTTCTATCCGAGAAGTTAGGGTATAAAGTCGATTGGAGCATGGAAGGCGATACGCAAGTTAACGTCAAGTTAACGAGCAATCAGAACTCGATTATGCTGTCGACCGGCGCCAGCCAAGTTATTGTGAATGGCGCGCCAAAGAGTTTGCAGGGCAGTGCGGCATTTGTAGAAGGCCGCGCTTTCGTACCTCTTCGTTTTATCTCCGAGACCTTTGGTTCGGAAATCAAATGGGATGCAAGCAACCAGGTAGCGATCATAAAAGCAGACGGCAAAGATCATAAGTCCGCTTATATCGCTCCACCACCGCCGCCGCCAGCACCACCAATTGTCATTCCAAGCATTACAGATCAGATTGCGCAAATTGCAAATGGTTACATCGGCGTTCCTTATGTTTGGGGTGGAACCACTCCCAAAGGCTTTGATTGTTCAGGTTTTGTTCAATATGTGTTTGCAAGCAAAGGAATTGATCTGCCAAGAACTTCTTCACAAATGTTCAGCAGAGGCACTGCCGTCAAAGAATTAAAAACAGGCGATTTGGTATTCTTCGCAAATGGCAGCATCAGTCACGTCGGTATCTATCTAGGCAATGGTAATTTCATCTCCGCAACCAACCATGGAGTTAAGGTTGAAACGCTATGGGGCGGATATTGGGGTGGAAGATACGTCGGTGCCAAACGAATTGTTTAAATTCAATCATTAGGACTCATACTTAAATAACATTCGAGGATTCCCACTTACATAACATTCGATTTCCGAGCAAACTCGCTTGGAGATCGAATGTTTTTTTCATATGAGATAAACCTCTATCGAGGTCATTCGAAGATGAGCGACCGCGTTCAAAGGTAGGTTTATTCGCCAATAAGAAAGTCTATTTCGGAGATCCGAAATAGACTTTCTTATGTGGTAAAATGGAATTACCCTTGTTACAAATTTTTGAAACATTTAAGGAATGGATAGGGATGCACGATACAGATTTTGATCCCAGCTTACTTGACCTCCCAGGGATTCAATGACAGCCCGTAACGGCAAGTAAATGTGTCCATCAATAATTATCGGAGCCTCCACTAGACCTTGCGATTTCCCGTTCACCTGAACCGCTTTCTCGCCGACACGCAGGAATAATTGCTGATTACCATGCTTCACTGTTAACGATTTCGCATTGCCATCCCATTTGAAATCGGCTCCAATTCGTTCTAAAATCCCTCGAAGCGGCACCATGGTGGTTTCCGTCTGCAGGTAGCCTCGAAACTCATTCACAAATTGTCCGTTCACCGCAATTTGAATTTGGGCTTGGGGCATGCGTTCTACGATAAACGCATTGCTGAGCAAGCGGCCAGGTGAAGTCAGCTCGACTCCATTAGAGTAAAGCGCTGAACTCGAACCTCCGTCCAGATTCATGGCATCAGTAAAGCCTAATTGCTTTAGCACCCCCGCCATATTGGAAATCGTGGCAGAACTCATAGTTCCCATCACCAAGCGACCCAATCCGTCTGTGCCGATAAAGCTGCGCCCGTTGGCATTTGTGGTGATTTTCGGATCCGTGAACCCGTCTCTTTGGGTATTGATGTCGATGATTCCATTTTTCAGAAGCAGTGGACCGGCACCGACAGCTGCATCAATTTGCGGAAGTCCCATCATCAATCCCGTATCTGAATTCAAGCTTGATGAGGAGACGGCAATGGGATCGCCAACATGAAGATGGGGGAGCAAATTCTTTGTATTATTGGAGCTGTTGCCCACCATAACGACTTGGCCGTCTATCGGAATCGCAGCTGAGTTTTGCGTAATGGTTTTAATCTTGCTTTCTTCTATGACAATCTTGGTTGTCCCGGGGAAATCAATAGAGCTGCCAAAATCCTCGGTATACCAGACAACCTGGTCGATTTGGGAGCTTCCATAGTATTTATTCACACCCCAAGGCTCAAACGTATAGGAGCTTCCACCATGCTTCACACTGACTTTCATGCCGGTTTTGATTCTTTGGACAATCCCTGTTTTGTCAGGAAGTACAGTAAAAGCCTGATTTTCACCCGAATGCATGACTTGTCCGGATTTAATCATAAGCCCGTTCGGAAATCGCTGGGAATCATCTGCTTCATAGGCATCGAAGAACGCCCCGTTAATTCCTGCTGCAGCATGGTTTCTTTGCATCATCGAGCTGAAGGATTCCACGTGTCCGATTCCAGTAACAGCTGTTACAGGCTTTACACGAAGTGTGGGATCTTTCAGATCGACAGTCACCCATGTGACTGCGTACGATTTCCCATTATATGAAACGGACTTGCTTTGATCAAAAACGGAAGATTCAGCTCTGACATTCTCCCCAAAGCTAAATGAGATTCCAATGATGCTGAAAATAAGAGCTATTTTTCCAGCTTTATTAAGGGTACCGTGCACAAGGGTGGCACTGATTTTAGATAACAAGGCAATTGAGCTTCCTTTCTCGTAGAGATTTTTCACCATTCAGAGGAAAACGCCAAATAATAAAGATACGAGTAGCTTGACACATGTTCAATCAAATATTTGACGCTAATAAGACCTATTAAGTTGCTTTTTATGCCTAATTATTCCTTTACAGTGATATTTGAAAAGGGTATGATTCGGAAGTTCCTACTTTCCTGCGGCTTTTTTGCTTTGAAATTGTTCAAATGGGACAAATATAGGTAGAGATAAAATTTTTGGCTTTAAGGGAGAGAAAGAGGGGAGCATTCATGCCTAACAGATTTAAACGATTATTAATCGGCCGCCCCATGAAAAGCGGAGAAATAGAGGATGAAAAGCTTAGTAAATTAAAAGCGCTTGCTGTGCTTTCATCGGATGCGCTTTCATCTGTGGCTTATGGTACGGAACAAATTTTGCTTGTATTGATGGCAGTGGGTTTTGCAGCCGTGTGGTATTCCATTCCGATATCCTTGGCAGTACTTGGACTTTTATTAATTCTTGTTCTATCATACCGTCAGACCATTTTTGCTTACCCTTCGGGTGGAGGCGCCTACATTGTTGCAAAAGATAATCTGGGTGTTTCGACAGGTCTGCTCGCCGGAGGTTCT includes:
- a CDS encoding VOC family protein encodes the protein MPVKRIEHVGVMVANLEASIRFYEEVIGLKLKGTLLHTNEVIRLAFLGLDVEGETEVELIEGYQEGLPQEGKVHHLAFAVDDIEAEFSRIQALELSGIDQNITTLPNGARYFFFNGLDMELIEFFQSTRN
- a CDS encoding NlpC/P60 family protein, whose translation is MKSFAKRIVLSCALVCGSLAVAAAAPTYASAASIVKVQINDELVQFPDAQPFIDSSSNLQVPLRFLSEKLGYKVDWSMEGDTQVNVKLTSNQNSIMLSTGASQVIVNGAPKSLQGSAAFVEGRAFVPLRFISETFGSEIKWDASNQVAIIKADGKDHKSAYIAPPPPPPAPPIVIPSITDQIAQIANGYIGVPYVWGGTTPKGFDCSGFVQYVFASKGIDLPRTSSQMFSRGTAVKELKTGDLVFFANGSISHVGIYLGNGNFISATNHGVKVETLWGGYWGGRYVGAKRIV
- a CDS encoding phosphodiester glycosidase family protein; this translates as MLSKISATLVHGTLNKAGKIALIFSIIGISFSFGENVRAESSVFDQSKSVSYNGKSYAVTWVTVDLKDPTLRVKPVTAVTGIGHVESFSSMMQRNHAAAGINGAFFDAYEADDSQRFPNGLMIKSGQVMHSGENQAFTVLPDKTGIVQRIKTGMKVSVKHGGSSYTFEPWGVNKYYGSSQIDQVVWYTEDFGSSIDFPGTTKIVIEESKIKTITQNSAAIPIDGQVVMVGNSSNNTKNLLPHLHVGDPIAVSSSSLNSDTGLMMGLPQIDAAVGAGPLLLKNGIIDINTQRDGFTDPKITTNANGRSFIGTDGLGRLVMGTMSSATISNMAGVLKQLGFTDAMNLDGGSSSALYSNGVELTSPGRLLSNAFIVERMPQAQIQIAVNGQFVNEFRGYLQTETTMVPLRGILERIGADFKWDGNAKSLTVKHGNQQLFLRVGEKAVQVNGKSQGLVEAPIIIDGHIYLPLRAVIESLGGQVSWDQNLYRASLSIP